TAAAAACCTGGGCCTGGTGGCTTTCATAACTCCAATAAGGTGCATATAGACGGGCCTCACAATAGCACCACCATCATCGGTCTAAAAACCCTCTTATTTTTAATGTAACTTAAAACTTTCACCAATAATGTGACCATTTAATATTAAATCCAATTTTCACCAATAACTAATATTCAGTGACTTAATATCAATTTTCACACTTTAAAGTTAAGATGAAAAACTTATCTTCCAGCTGATCTAAGCTCCCCACTACCACAAATGTCCACACTCATAGCACCACTAGTCTCAGCCCCCTTTGAGCCTATGGAGACATCTAATTTTAAGTTTCTATCTTGGAAGACTTTATTTTTAATTACCATCACTTCAGCGCAAAGAATTGGGGAGATTCAAACTTTAGTCTATTATGCTCCTTATACTCAAATTTTGCACAACAAAGTACTCCTTCGTATACATCCAAAATTCTTACCCAAAGTGGCACCACTATTTCATTTGAATCAAACCATTACACTACCAGTCTTCTCCTCATGAGTCAGCTGAGCAGCACCGATATCACAGTCTGAACTGTGCTCGGGCTCTCCGAACATACTTACAACGCACTAACCGGCTGAAAGGGTTCAGCTGGGTCCTGGCATAATTCACCACCTGTTCGAGACGATCCAGCGTTTTAATAACTGAAGCAGTCATTTCCATGGACTCCTGAACTTGCTTGTATGAGCTAGTTGTCCAGAAAGGGGTGGACCCAAACTTGCTGCATTGAAAgagctgctaccaccaccataaccttagaGGTGATCCGAAGCATCGTGCCCAGTCCAAAGGGCAATGCTCTGAATAGAAATCAGCTACCCAATATGCAGAACCAAAGGAAATGTGTGTGCGATTCTGGAATGGGAATATACAGTCAAGGCTCTGCAAGGTCCAAGGAGGTCAGAAATTTGCCTTGCTTAACAACTGTGATAACAGACTGCAGAAGTTCCATGTGAAAATGAAGGGCCTGTAAGCCAACATTGACTCCCTTGAAGTCTAGAATGGGGCAGGAATAGCTCCAGGACCATGAAGTAAATGGATCAGCCCAGCCCCTTCCCCAGGAGAGGAACCAGCTCCACAGCCACTTGGTCCAACAAGCATGAAAGTGTAGCCTGGCCTACCTCTCCCTCTTTGAAGGCATCAAGAAGTCGTCTTGTAAACTCTTAAGGCATAACCCTAACTTAACACCTCTAGGATTCAGTGGTCTGAGGTGAAAGAGGCCCACTCGTGTTTGAAGAAGCACAGCCTGTCCACCAACCTCAGCAGCAAGGGGGTGGCCTAAACATTGCTGGGAACTCCTGGAGAGTGTAGTTCCAGAATGCTTGGGCCTTTCTTGCAACTGGAAAAGGACTGCCCCTTAACATCCTTGGGGGAAGCAGAGCCACAGCCTAGCCTCCTACCCAGATGAAATACCTCCCAATCTAAAGGTCATGACTTGCCAGGCCCAGGATGAGCCAACATCTTTAGCTGGTCCTCTGGCAGTTTTGAGGCTTCACTTTGCCCAGACCCTTCACCAGCATCTCCAAGTCTTCCTCGAAGAAAAAGCATCCCTGAAAGGGAAATTTACTGAGCTGTGCCTCAGAGGCTGTATCCCCCACCAAGTTATGAAGGTACAGCCACCTGTGAATTACTATCACCAATGCAACCAACCTGATGAACCCCTATTCCACACTGGCCAAGACCCTGCAGGGATCCTCAACAGCTAGCCCAGTGAGCTGGAACCTGTGGGCTGAAGCGAGGGGCAGGAggctaactctcttggctctaaccctcgacttctcttcaccacattgaactctctcctcaaggtgccccctcccccttcattatctcctcagacccttgctgaattctttcacgacaaggttcaaaagataaacattcaattctctacctcgccacctctccttccactagtctgttcccctctctctccttcccctcattccctttcctcctttcctgaagttactattgaggaaactacacttctcctttcttcctcaaaatgtaccacctattcctctgatcccattcccacccaccttcttaatgccatctctcctgctattattccttttatctgtcacattctcaacctctcactttccactgcaactgtccctgctgcctttaaacatgctgtggtcacacctctccttaagaagccttcactcgaccctactagtccctctaattaccgacccatctccctcctcccttttctctccaaattacttgagcgtgctgttcaccaccgctgccttgattttctctcctcacatgctattcttgacccactacaatctggttttcgccctctccactcaaccgaaactgtgctcaCTAAAGtgtccaatgacctattactggctaaatccagaggtctctattccatcctcattcttcttgatctctccgccgcttttgacactgttgatcacagcatactcctcgacaccctgtcctcacttggatcccagggctctgtcctttcctggttctcttcctacctctccctccgcaccttcagtgttcactctagtggatcctcttctactgctatccctctgcctgtcggcgtactgcagggttctgttcttggtcccctcctcttttctatctacacttcttccctcggttcattaatctcatcccatggctttttctaccatctctatgctgatgactcccaaatctacctttctacccctgatatctcaccttgcatccaaaccaaagtctcagggtgcttgtctgacattgctgtctggatgtctcaacgccacctgaaattaaacatgaccaaaaccaagcttctcatttttccacccaaacccacctcctccCCGCTCCtctcgttttctatttctgttgatggctctctcattctccctgtctcttcagctcataaccttggggtcatctttgactcctctctctccttctctactcatatccagcagatcgccaagacctgtcgtttctttctttacaacatccgtaaaatctgcccctttctttctgaacactctaccagaaccctcatccacacccttgtcacctctcgtttagactactgcaatctgctttttgctggcctcccacttagtcacctctcccctcttcagtcggttcaaaactctgctgcctgactcgtcttccgccagggtcgctttactcatactacccctctcctcatgtcgcttcactggctccctatccgtttttgcatcctgtttaaacttcttctagtAACCtaaaaatgtattcactctgctgctccccagtatctctccacactcgtccttccctactccccttcccgtgcgctccgatccatggataaatccttatctgttccattctccactactgccaactccagacttcgctccttctgtctcgctgcaccctatacctggaataaacttcctgagcccctacgtcttgccccatccttgaccatctttaaatctagattgaaaacccacctcttcaacattgcttttgacttgtaaccacttatacctctcgcttctacctaccctcctctcctcgttcctctacacattaattgatttgcttgctttattattattgtctattagatattaagctctttgagcagggactgtctttcttctatgtttgtggagctctgcatatgctttgtagcgctatataaatgctaaatagtagtagtagtattcctggCTCTTGGTCCGAACCTTCAGAGCAAAAGCCCCACAGACCATCCCCAGGGATTCAGGCCATGAACTGCCTCCCAGGGGCTCAGGGTTACCTCAACTACTTACAGCACCAACCCTACCTTATCATCTactggaggtagagaaatactgaaggattGTATCAAGTACCAGACCTCATACTGGTGATATCGCTTGAAAAGGTCAGATTCTCTACATCCATCTGCTAGTCAGGAAGGGACACAACCCATTGGTGCGAATTAGTGTAACTGGATGATGAGAAATATTTGTTCACAAATACAAAAATTTCAGATTTCTTTAAAGTTTATCTCTGTGTTCAAGGCTCAAAGACATTTCACCTAGATTTACTAAATAAATGCACAACTGTTCCATTTCAAAGACTTTGCCTAGTTCACCATGACAATTCATCCGCTAGACTACTGAACCTGTTTATGCTGTCATGGCGTACCATCCTTTACGGATACAGATAAACTTTTATTGACCTAACATATGTTGCCAAATTAATACATGTGGAAAGTAATTTTACAACAAAAggataattaaaaaaagaaaaatcaactcatacttgtattttataaagacaagttacGCATTTAACTGCCTTTAAGCAACAGGTTCCTATACTAATCCCCAATAGTGCACAAATGCTCTGAAAGTTCAAGCAAAGTGCAACTATGTGCATAAGCTGTAATGCGGacacatatttattttataaaacacaatatACAGGTATACAACAGCTCCACCCAAATGCAGACCTCACACCACCTACAGGCAAATCCCTTAAAAGTATACATGCTCCTGCAGGCACGTGtaccagtgttccctctaaggactgGATTGATGTGAATGTTACATTACCTTGCGAGTACTTCTTACAGATACACATGCTGATGTGCCTACACACATAAACACTCACaaggaagttggaaagaattttgTCAGCCATGCTCTACAAGCTGTCTCTACTTGTTTGCTTATAGTTTAACTGTGTTTATAGCTAATATTAATTTTATTCAGCTACTAGATGTTTAGTTAGCACAGCTTAATGGTGCATCactcaaaaacaaaacataaacaaaaaaGGGCAGTAGGGCCACTTTTGAACACAGTAGAGACGGACCCTTCACTGACTACCAGTTGCCCTCCCCCAGTACCTTTATTACTGATGGCATTATGCACAGTATAGGCACTCCAGGAAATTATGTACCAAAAAATGCACAGCAAATTACAACATATTagaatagtatttgcagtattctgcaaaatatatgcaggtattttaacACTTGGCTCTCAGTCAGCAGTAGCTCCCCCAGTCTAgtatcttcctgttggccatgtgaacagtgatttCAGCAACAATTCTGAGGTCATTGGCATCCATAAAATAAGAACTTACTGGGCCAGATAAGGCCCATGTTACCTATCaatgtttttggtaggttgcTAGCCTCTAGTTCGCCGTTGAGTTACCAAACATCAGGTACAGCAAATATTGATTTGGATTTGCTGACCCAGGAGATCACTTGttcgttctttctttctttccggGAGCGGCTCGTATCTTTTTCTAACTATGGAAATGCAAATCTTCGGATTACAGCTAGGGCAAAAGCGCGACTTCACCGAGCTTTCCCCATGGGTATCCTTCCATACTTTCACTGCCTCCTCCTCGAGCGACTCCAGTTTCGGGTCGGACATGTTGCCGCTGAGCtctcctctgacgtaacttcctgtttctggcaaGCCAGgatgctgagggagagacgttGTGCGTGTCAGGGGATGGGGCAGCGGAACTGTTACTTAGTGGGGGAGAGTAGAAGAGATGGGGACGGGGGCTGGGCGTGTGAGAGCCGAACGCGCCGTTCGGTGCTGAAGGGATTAGACTCGTATACAAGATAGTAAGAAGCTAAAGACGGCCTGGTTTACAGCTCGTATTTCTGCGTTGCAGGTGTCTGAGCAAGGAAGAGGAGAGACAGACTCTTGCAATCATGTCGATGCATTCGGTGCTCTTACTTGCACCTATCACCGCCTTAGAATTTGTAGGTGATTATCTTCTGTCAGGTAAGTCTGGAAAATCAGCATTATTCATGCTATCTGATATGCATTATATGATGTTTCTGTGTTATTGTGTGCAAAGTGGGTATGAAAATTTTAGTAAACACACAATTGCAGCAATGTTAGCAGTTTGCTTGCACTATAGCTAGTTGGTTTGTATTTAAATGAGCTGGGAACCGAGGATTTATTGTGCGATATTGTCCTGCTTAAGCGCtattttttctggagccatatggtaacccttctCCAGTGTGCTTTGAAGCTAGACGCAATAGCATGGACTAAAGGACAACAAACAAAACCACTATGGGAGTGAAGGGCCCCATGTGGGCCACAGAACAGCCGGAGtgatgggaggaagggggaataaGCCCTTTTTGATGGTTCTTTTTAACTAGCAGTGCTACTATAAATCTTCCTTACATTGCAGTGTGGTACACTATTTCTTTCTAGTGTTTTGTtgtaatttttactttttttcattTTAGGTGAAGGACCAAACCTTACAGTGCATACTTTAAAACATGAGAGTATGTGTGCAGTGAATCACTTGCAGGACCTGCTCAGAAATTATCGCATTCATGGCATTAAACAATGTGGCAGCCCCTGTCCTGGAAATGAGATGACTGTCTTGGCAGTGTTTGGAGGTAAAGGGCTTATCATCCTGCAGTTCATCACCTTTGATGATGATAAAGTGAAGTTGATTGAAATGTGCCAATTCCAAGAGCTGCATGACTGGATTTGGGATCTTCAGTGGTTAAAGGATTCACTGGAGATTCCCTCTTCAATTGCTTTAGCTCTTGGCCACAACTCAGTGGTGCTTTATGACTTTTTGACACAAAGGACACTTAAAGAAGTTCACTGTGAAGAAAAATGCATTTTGTATTCTGCTCATTTTGTTGGAGACTACTGGGATGAATTGACTTTGGTTGCTGGGACAGTCTTTAACCAACTTGTTATCTGGCAAATGGCCAGTCCCATTGGTGATGAGGGGAGGATAAAGCCCAGATGCAGGATCAGTGGACATGGTGGTGTCATTTTTAGTATTTTCTATTTAGAAAACAAAGGTATCTTGGCATCTGCATCAGATGATAGAAGTCTTCGTTTGTGGAGTGTTGGTGACCTGAAGTTGATTGAAAATCCCGTCCATTGTTCTCTGGTGTTATATGGTCACCAATCTCGAGTTTGGTCAGTTAGGTTGCTCAGTGACTGTATCATTAGCATTGGAGAAGATTCAGCCTGCATCATATGGAACTACAGTGGGGATGTTGTACATCATTTTAGAGGTCACAAAGGATGCAGTATAAGAGCAGTGGCTGTGCATGAGACCAATGGTTGGGTGGTCACTGGTGGGGCTGATTGTGGTATCAGACTCTGGAAGATTAATGGAAATAAATCTGATGGATCTTGTCTTTTGCAGCTAAACTTCAGTGCTGGCAGTAGGCAAGGGACACCGAAAGCTGTGACACTGGTTGACACAAGTTGCCTTCTAATTATGACGGATACTGGTGGCCTATACACTTATGATTTGACCTGTAAACATTGGAAATTTGTTTTGGAGGACCCAGACTTTCAGTCCTATAGTTTGCTCAAAGTGGTTAAATTAGCTAATAACTGTGCAATATGTTCTATTGGCAATATAACAGGACATATTAAACTATTTACTCTTTGTCACCCTGAGGAAGCCAAAGACTTAAGACTTCATGAGGGAAAAGTACATAACCTGAGCTGGGTGttgtctgatggccagacttcagatCTGTGCAATCTCTTTTCCTCTGGCCCAGATGGAATAATGGTTTGGTTAGAAATATTTTGCTCTTCAGGACAGATCAAATGTATTACACAAAAACGTCACTACTGTTTACCACTGTGCAAACAGAGATGGCATACTAGCATAGTATTTTTACCCAAAGAAGAGCTGATTGTTGTTGGTGACCGCAGAGGATCCTTACTGTTATATTCGTGGGTCACTGTACAGAACGTTGTTACAATAAAGGCACCAGGTGGGGAAACCTTTACAGAAAACAATTCTGTGTGTCACAGTTTAGAATCTGCAAGCATATGTGACAGAGAGACTTCTTACCCAGGGCAGAAACTTCATGCTGAAGGTCCTAATTCTATTCTGTTTGGAATTCATGGAAAACTGGGAGTGACATCAGTGAGTCATCATGATGGTCTGCTGTACAGCACTGGGAGAGATGGCTGCTACTGTCAGCTCAGAGTGGACAGTGGTCAGCTGAAAGTACTGAGAAAACAGAAACCCTGCAAAGGgatggactgggttgagaaactttATTTCACGCCGGATAATGACCTGCTAGTGATGGGTTTCCATTCCACAAACTTTGTACTCTGGAACTCAAGAACGAATGAGAAGCTCCTGTGTGTTCCGTGTGGTGGAGGTCACAGGTCATGGAGCTATGACTGTTCTTTATCCACCAAGATCTTCACTTACATCAAGTCTGGAGACACATTCATCTATCAAAACAAGTCTACTGACAAAAGTCATTATGTCCTTAAAGATTCTCTGCATGGTCGAGAGCTCACCTCTGTAAGGCATATAGGGAAAATACAGACTAATGAgactttaaatattttgcttacaGGTAGTGAAGATACAACTGTGAATATTTTAGCATTTAATGGGTCATCAAACACAGTGTTTCCACTAACAACCATCAGTGGTCACTTATCAAGTGTAAGAGCCCTGGCTTTTTTGAGAATCAGTAACAAAGACCTGGAAAACTCGACCATGTCCACAGTTTTCTTTTCAGCTGGAGGCAGAGCAGAAATTGAATGTTACAGGTTACTGATCAGCCATGAATGCAACACCAGTGGTATCAGATGTCAGGTGATCCACGTGGCCTCTCATAGGCTGGATGAACACTGGGATCATATGAAGAACAAGCACAAAATCGTCAAAATGGACCCAGAGACCAGGTATTGCTGTAGATATAAGAGCATGTCATGGCCATGATGTTGCTGCTGTTATGTGCCACTGGGGTATTGCCTTTCTTACCAGATGTAGGTGCAGACACATTGTAACACTttatggtaatggaattcattcTTGAAAATTCAATAAGAATGATGAGGCAGTGGAACAGGGAGCAAAAAGTCAAGTTAGACCTCTGGCTaataaaaagaaattaacatGAGAGTATGTGGAAGCAAATGTAAGTAGTTTAATTTATTAATATTTGCTTATTTGCCTTTCAGCAGTAATTAACAAAACAGTCTACaacaaaaacatgaaaaaataaTCTAGGGAATAGGGTGGGAAGGAGAAGTGTAACAGACAACTACATTTTCCTTCAGTCCTGAGTCCAACTTGCTCAAAAAAATAAGTCTTGAGTCCCTTCTTGAAACTTAAGAGGGAGCTTTCATCTCCAAGGCAGCATCACAGGTGGCCTCAGGGAGAAGGAATGCAATAGTAAGTTAGTTTCGGGAATGTAAGGTAGCAAATAGTTTGAGAAATAGTCTGGTTCATCAGTAGATAAAGATTTAGGCGCAGTTATtagtattttaaatttaatattctccgaggacaagcaggctgcttgttctcactga
This is a stretch of genomic DNA from Microcaecilia unicolor chromosome 6, aMicUni1.1, whole genome shotgun sequence. It encodes these proteins:
- the WDR6 gene encoding WD repeat-containing protein 6, encoding MSMHSVLLLAPITALEFVGDYLLSGEGPNLTVHTLKHESMCAVNHLQDLLRNYRIHGIKQCGSPCPGNEMTVLAVFGGKGLIILQFITFDDDKVKLIEMCQFQELHDWIWDLQWLKDSLEIPSSIALALGHNSVVLYDFLTQRTLKEVHCEEKCILYSAHFVGDYWDELTLVAGTVFNQLVIWQMASPIGDEGRIKPRCRISGHGGVIFSIFYLENKGILASASDDRSLRLWSVGDLKLIENPVHCSLVLYGHQSRVWSVRLLSDCIISIGEDSACIIWNYSGDVVHHFRGHKGCSIRAVAVHETNGWVVTGGADCGIRLWKINGNKSDGSCLLQLNFSAGSRQGTPKAVTLVDTSCLLIMTDTGGLYTYDLTCKHWKFVLEDPDFQSYSLLKVVKLANNCAICSIGNITGHIKLFTLCHPEEAKDLRLHEGKVHNLSWVLSDGQTSDLCNLFSSGPDGIMVWLEIFCSSGQIKCITQKRHYCLPLCKQRWHTSIVFLPKEELIVVGDRRGSLLLYSWVTVQNVVTIKAPGGETFTENNSVCHSLESASICDRETSYPGQKLHAEGPNSILFGIHGKLGVTSVSHHDGLLYSTGRDGCYCQLRVDSGQLKVLRKQKPCKGMDWVEKLYFTPDNDLLVMGFHSTNFVLWNSRTNEKLLCVPCGGGHRSWSYDCSLSTKIFTYIKSGDTFIYQNKSTDKSHYVLKDSLHGRELTSVRHIGKIQTNETLNILLTGSEDTTVNILAFNGSSNTVFPLTTISGHLSSVRALAFLRISNKDLENSTMSTVFFSAGGRAEIECYRLLISHECNTSGIRCQVIHVASHRLDEHWDHMKNKHKIVKMDPETRYMSIVVVNERLDLDSGQLISCLFLAAACSDGCVRLFLMSEHSQRLLLIAESFHHQHCVLKVETFTHRFAAGSRSVFLCSVATDGSLAFWDITPTVDFAKSSLELTDGEVQPTNLGIPALIVQVHQSGINSLHVEKNSDGHYLVASGGDDNSIHICVISTEVTPGNVASSELGRTARYQQNCSSCIRLLKKFVVLSAHSAPITGLRILHPELLVSVSVDQRLTLWRLGDNGLQFLCSKFCHVADVAELDCWADSELAHYTVLCGQGLQIIKCVI